CTTCCTTCAACCATACAAAGACCATCTTTTGTTCCTGCTGCAAGCAACGCAACATCAGAAAGTTCTTGTTGATCTCTGGTTGGATTAATAATCCATTGACCATCGATACGACCTACTTGAACAGCACCAACAGGACCCGCAAAAGGTATGCGAGATATTGATAATGCAAGTGAAGCAGCAACTAAAGTAAGAGGAGCTGGTAAAGCTTCTTTATCAAGCGAATACACAGTTGAAAGAACTTGTACTTCATTAAAGAAGTAGGATGGGAATAAAGGACGAATTGATCTATCAATCAAACGACTGACTAAAACTTCGTGATCTGAAGAACGACCTTCTCTTTTAAGGTATCCACCAGGAATTTTTCCAGCTGCTGAAAAATATTCTCTGTAGTCTACAGACAACGGCAAAAAACCTAGAAAGCTTTTTGTTTCTGCCATAACAGCTGTTGATAAAATAACAGTATCTTTATGGCGAAACCAAACTGAACCATCAGCCTGATTTGCAAATTTTCCAATCGTTACCTCGTATCCAAGACTATTGGACTTAAAAGTTTTGACCATTCTATTTATCTCACTATCGTTATATATTATTTTCTGATTCCAAGACGTTTAATCACATCTCTGTAACTAGCGTCGTCACATTTTTGTAGATAGATTAAAAGTCTTTTTCTATCATTAACCATTTGCATCAGTCCACGTTGTGTACTGAAGTCTTTTTTATGAACTCCCAAATGACCTTGAACAACAGCCATATTTTTTGTTAGGAGAGCTATTTGAACAGCGGTTGAACCAGAATCCTGTTCATTTTTGCCAAATTCTTTAATAAGAGCTAATTTTTCTTCTTGTGTTAACATAAAAACCTTATTGTATGGTTATACACTTGTATCTCATTTATATTTTCAAATCTATGTGCACACTCACCACAAACTTTTAAGTTCATGGTAGGCGCGAGCGGGATTGAACCGCTGACCCCTGCTACGTCAAAGCAGTGCTCTACCACTGAGCTACGCGCCTGATGTTTCTATTTATGCACAAACATCACCCAAGTATTTCTCCCTAAAGGAAGCAACACCGGTTCCAGCAGGAATTAATTTTCCTACAATAATATTTTCTTTAAGTCCGTATAAATTATCAACAGTTCCATATACAGCGGCTTCTGACAAGATACGAGTTGTTTCTTGGAAAGATGCTGCTGAAAATACGCTTTCAGTTCCTAAAGATGCCATTGTTATACCCATCAATACTGGACGGGCAACCGCAGCAGCTTTACCTTCTGCTCGAAGCGCATTGTTTACTGCTTTAAATTGTACTTTATCAACAAGATCACCGATTAAGAAATCAGATTCACCTGGCAATACAACACGAACTTTTCTCAGCATCTGTTTTGCAATAACTTCAATGTGACGATCATCAATATCTACACCTTGTAAGCGATAGATTTCTTGAATTTTGTTCACAATATAAGTTTGTAAAACGTCTGGCCCCAAGATTCTTAAAACATCTTGAAGTACTGGTAATCCATTAGTTAACGAGTCACCAGCTTTGACTTTTTCACCTTCAGCAACAATCAATTGACGATCTCTTGGTACTAAATAGTTAATCGAGTTTTCACCAGAAGTTACAGATACTTTACGATGTCCACGATGCAGACCACCAAAAGCTACTTCACCGTCAATGTCAGAAATAATTGCCGCATCTTTTGAGATACGAGCTTCAAATATTTCAGATACTCGAGGTAAACCTCCAGTAATATCACGCGTTTTAGTAACTTCTTTTGGAATTTTAACAAGCACATCACCAATTTCCACTTTTTGCTTATCAGAAACAAGTAAATATGATCCATGCGGTAAATAATACTGCAAGCGAGCATCTTCATCTTTGTTTACAATTGCAAGAGCTGGTTGATATTTATCCGATTTAAATTCTAAAATATAGCGCAATGATTTTTGCGATGCTTCATCGATCTTTTCTTGGCTCGTAATATTATTGATTAAATCAATATATTCAATATAACCTTCTTTTTCACCAATGATGACATCGTTGTGCGGATCTAATTTAACAATCTCAGTATCCGCTTTAATTTCTTGCCCTTGTTTTACCAAGAGTGTTGCGCCATATGAAACTTGAACCTCTTGAAGTTCTCGTCCGTTTTCTGAAAGAATTCTTACACAACCCTTACGACTCACAACGATATCTTGACCATCACGATCAACAACCGTTCTAATATCATGGAATTCAATTCGTCCTGCATATTTTGACAGGTACATTGCTTGTTCCGCAAAACTCGCAGTACCCCCGATATGGAAGGTTCTCATGGTTAGCTGTGTTCCAGGTTCACCAATCGATTGAGCTGCGATCACACCGACAGCAACACCAACTTCTATCAATTTACCTGTTGATAAATCCATTCCATAACACTGAGCACAAATGCCACGTTTTACCTGACATGATAAAACTGATCGCACAGATGCTTTAAGTACATAAGCGTCTTTGAGTGAAATAAGTTCATCTCTTGTAATTAATTGACCACGTTTCAAGAGAACTTCACCAGTCAAGCTATCTTTCAAGTCTGAAACAAGCACACGACCATTTAAACGTTTTATTAACGCGTAAATAATTTTACCTGATTCTTTCAAATCTTCTAAGGAAACATGACCCAAGGTTCCACAATCATCCATAGTCACAACTACATCTTGAGCAACGTCAACTAAACGTCTAGTCAAATAACCAGAGTTTGCTGTTTTCAACGCAGTATCGGCTTGACCTTTTCGGGCTCCGTGTGTTGAAATAAAGTACTCAAAAACGTTTAAACCACTTTTAAAGTTACTTTTAACTGGAGTTTCGATAACGTCGCCTGACGGCTTAGACATCAAACCTCTCATAGCAACCAGCTGTTTAATCTGTTCTTTTGTACCACGCGCTCCAGAGTCAATTGACATGAAAATAGGATTAAACCATTTGAAGTCTTTATCGATATTTTCATACGCTTGATTATCATACTCTTCATATTGCTGATACATTTCTCGAGCAATTGAAGCTGCTGTATGATGCCAAAGACTAACTACTTTGTTTTCGCGCTCACCATTTGTAATAGCTCCGCTCTTAAACAATGCTTCAATCTTAGTAACTTTTTTCTCTGCATCAGCGATAGCTGTTTTTTTACTTTTTGGTTCAATTAAGCCTTCCATTGGGAAAGATATTCCACCCAATGTTGCATAACTAAAACCAAGTTCTTTTATTTTTTCTAAAAATTGTACTGTTCGATCAGAACCAAATTTATAATAAATATGTTCAACTAAACGTCCAATATCACTTTTTCTAAGCAAACGATTAACGAGTGTAAAGTCAGCGCCATCAGGAAGAACGTCATATAAAATTGACCGTCCTACTGTAGTTTCTGCCATTTCACCAGTTTTCAATCTTAAAGTAATCCCAGCATGCAAATCAATTGATCCACAACTGTAAGCTGCAAGAACTTCTTTTTCACTTGAAAATACCGTGCCTTCTCCACGAGCAAATCTACGAGATTTAGTCATGTAGTAAAGTCCAATAACCATCTCTTGAGACGGAAGTGCAATTGGTTGACCGTTTGAAGGAGAAAGTAGACTTCTTGTAGAAAGAACTAATCTTTCAGACTCTTTTTGTGCCTTGCAACTTAATGGCAAATGCACAGACATCGTATCACCGTCAAAATCCGCGTTGAATGCACTACAAACCAATGGATGAATTTTAATCGCTTTACCATTAACCAATATTGGATAAAAAGCTTGAATACCTAAGCGGTGCAATGTTGGTGCACGGTTTAGAAGTACAACTTTTCCTTTTACAACAGTATCAAGAGCATCCCAAACTTCAGTTGTCGCTTCTTCAACCATTTTTTTAGCAATACGCAAGTTTGAAGCTATTTCGCAACGTAGCAATTCTGCATAAACGTGCGATTTAAATAGCTCAAGAGCCATAACTTTAGGAAGTCCACATTGACTCATTTTCATTTCTGGATCAACAACGATCACAGAACGAGCTGAGTAATCAACACGTTTACCAAGTAAGTTTTGACGGAACCGACCTTGTTTACCACGAAGCATTTCGCTTAGTGATTTCAAAGGACGTTTATTTGATCCACGAACTGGTTGACCTCGACGACCATTGTCAATCAAAGAATCAACAGCTTCTTGGAGCATACGTTTTTCATTTTTAATGATAACGC
The Candidatus Dependentiae bacterium genome window above contains:
- the rpsO gene encoding 30S ribosomal protein S15 translates to MLTQEEKLALIKEFGKNEQDSGSTAVQIALLTKNMAVVQGHLGVHKKDFSTQRGLMQMVNDRKRLLIYLQKCDDASYRDVIKRLGIRK
- the rpoC gene encoding DNA-directed RNA polymerase subunit beta': MSNQILQRFREYVQPSQFNAIKLRLASPEKIKALSYGEVKKIETINYRTLKPEKDGLFCARIFGPQKDWECNCGKYKRMKHRGVTCEKCGVEVIQCRVRRERMGHIELVSPVCHIWYLKGTPSYLSFILDISVKDLERIVYFDSYLVIHQGNSPYSRKTLISSTDYEEYLINHPDDLGFKADSGAQAVKEVLQLMDLGAEIAYLHELYSNSTSVAAKHKMMRRIKILSALKSASLRPEWMIMDILPVLPPDLRPLVPIEGGRFASSDLNELYRRVLNRNVRLQRLLEIEAPSVIIKNEKRMLQEAVDSLIDNGRRGQPVRGSNKRPLKSLSEMLRGKQGRFRQNLLGKRVDYSARSVIVVDPEMKMSQCGLPKVMALELFKSHVYAELLRCEIASNLRIAKKMVEEATTEVWDALDTVVKGKVVLLNRAPTLHRLGIQAFYPILVNGKAIKIHPLVCSAFNADFDGDTMSVHLPLSCKAQKESERLVLSTRSLLSPSNGQPIALPSQEMVIGLYYMTKSRRFARGEGTVFSSEKEVLAAYSCGSIDLHAGITLRLKTGEMAETTVGRSILYDVLPDGADFTLVNRLLRKSDIGRLVEHIYYKFGSDRTVQFLEKIKELGFSYATLGGISFPMEGLIEPKSKKTAIADAEKKVTKIEALFKSGAITNGERENKVVSLWHHTAASIAREMYQQYEEYDNQAYENIDKDFKWFNPIFMSIDSGARGTKEQIKQLVAMRGLMSKPSGDVIETPVKSNFKSGLNVFEYFISTHGARKGQADTALKTANSGYLTRRLVDVAQDVVVTMDDCGTLGHVSLEDLKESGKIIYALIKRLNGRVLVSDLKDSLTGEVLLKRGQLITRDELISLKDAYVLKASVRSVLSCQVKRGICAQCYGMDLSTGKLIEVGVAVGVIAAQSIGEPGTQLTMRTFHIGGTASFAEQAMYLSKYAGRIEFHDIRTVVDRDGQDIVVSRKGCVRILSENGRELQEVQVSYGATLLVKQGQEIKADTEIVKLDPHNDVIIGEKEGYIEYIDLINNITSQEKIDEASQKSLRYILEFKSDKYQPALAIVNKDEDARLQYYLPHGSYLLVSDKQKVEIGDVLVKIPKEVTKTRDITGGLPRVSEIFEARISKDAAIISDIDGEVAFGGLHRGHRKVSVTSGENSINYLVPRDRQLIVAEGEKVKAGDSLTNGLPVLQDVLRILGPDVLQTYIVNKIQEIYRLQGVDIDDRHIEVIAKQMLRKVRVVLPGESDFLIGDLVDKVQFKAVNNALRAEGKAAAVARPVLMGITMASLGTESVFSAASFQETTRILSEAAVYGTVDNLYGLKENIIVGKLIPAGTGVASFREKYLGDVCA